A stretch of the Paenibacillus dendritiformis genome encodes the following:
- a CDS encoding extracellular solute-binding protein, producing MPLRWRQSIMLLLILSVTWGLAACGGSRTGGEAKSGEGAKQEGAGHQPLTIEWLTYQYGPVDEDAPNKKFLEDKFSVKFNIWYLDVTKREELLGAKLAGGQVPDFMTVYSGADLQKFYKSGVTTSFTQEELERYMPNYKKLVDSIDPGIWSYAKFNGEYIGIPSINGDGELSLATAWRKDWLDKVGIPKIPETLDEFEEAMYKFRNDDPDGNGKKDTYGMSRSAMTSVYGAYGVYPEFWAEREGRLVWSGILPETKQALERLAKWKKDDVISPEWVLETGENTGGYWALSNDFINGKIGVSNHGSNYHWTPPIPEIKSEGGVNWVELKKVNPQAEIGFGKPPAGPEGKFGNITPGFVGGTYMAFGKRAGDNPELKHTIMRIWDEVYGNFDVWQRMKYGELGVHSEKADDGITIVWKEEYAGKNEMQAKIGANITFAPFDQPEFRARVNNPKLKEVNAKLYKFEGAGYENAVKTALPSESQYMNNLIQLQKETFASIINGEKPIDEFDAFVEAWKQNGGDKLTAEANQWYDSLK from the coding sequence ATGCCATTGCGTTGGAGACAGAGTATTATGCTGCTTCTCATCCTGTCGGTAACGTGGGGTCTTGCCGCCTGCGGAGGCTCAAGGACGGGGGGAGAGGCGAAGAGCGGCGAAGGTGCGAAGCAGGAGGGAGCCGGCCACCAGCCGCTTACGATCGAATGGCTGACTTACCAGTACGGTCCGGTTGACGAGGATGCCCCGAACAAAAAGTTCCTGGAAGACAAATTCAGCGTCAAGTTCAACATCTGGTATCTGGATGTGACGAAGCGGGAGGAACTGCTTGGGGCCAAGCTCGCCGGCGGACAGGTGCCGGACTTCATGACGGTGTATTCGGGGGCCGACCTGCAGAAGTTCTACAAGAGCGGCGTCACGACCAGCTTCACCCAAGAAGAGCTGGAGCGGTACATGCCGAATTATAAAAAGCTGGTCGATTCCATCGATCCGGGCATTTGGAGCTATGCCAAATTCAATGGCGAGTATATCGGGATTCCAAGCATTAACGGCGACGGGGAACTCAGTCTCGCTACCGCGTGGCGGAAGGATTGGCTGGACAAGGTAGGCATCCCGAAGATTCCGGAGACGCTGGATGAGTTCGAGGAGGCGATGTACAAGTTCCGCAATGACGATCCCGACGGCAACGGCAAGAAGGATACATACGGCATGTCCCGTTCGGCGATGACGAGCGTGTACGGAGCATACGGGGTCTATCCGGAGTTCTGGGCCGAGCGCGAGGGCAGACTCGTCTGGAGCGGCATTCTTCCGGAGACGAAGCAGGCGCTGGAGCGGCTGGCGAAGTGGAAGAAGGACGACGTCATCAGCCCGGAATGGGTGCTGGAGACGGGGGAAAACACGGGCGGCTACTGGGCGCTGTCCAATGATTTCATCAACGGCAAAATCGGCGTCTCCAACCATGGCAGCAACTATCACTGGACGCCTCCGATCCCCGAGATCAAATCCGAAGGCGGCGTGAACTGGGTGGAGCTGAAGAAGGTGAACCCGCAGGCCGAGATCGGCTTCGGCAAGCCCCCGGCCGGTCCCGAGGGCAAATTCGGCAACATTACGCCGGGCTTCGTCGGAGGGACTTATATGGCATTCGGTAAAAGGGCGGGCGACAACCCGGAGCTGAAGCATACCATCATGCGCATCTGGGACGAGGTCTACGGCAACTTCGACGTATGGCAGCGGATGAAGTATGGAGAGCTGGGCGTTCATTCGGAGAAGGCGGACGACGGCATCACGATCGTATGGAAGGAAGAATACGCAGGAAAGAACGAGATGCAGGCCAAAATCGGCGCCAATATTACGTTTGCGCCGTTTGACCAGCCGGAGTTCAGGGCCCGGGTGAACAATCCGAAGCTGAAGGAAGTCAATGCGAAGCTGTACAAATTCGAGGGCGCAGGCTATGAGAACGCCGTCAAGACGGCCCTTCCTTCCGAGAGCCAGTATATGAACAACCTGATTCAACTGCAAAAAGAAACATTCGCCTCAATCATTAACGGAGAAAAGCCGATCGACGAGTTCGATGCCTTCGTCGAAGCCTGGAAGCAGAACGGGGGCGACAAGCTTACCGCAGAAGCCAACCAGTGGTATGACAGCCTAAAATAA
- a CDS encoding non-ribosomal peptide synthetase module, whose product MARRLATEYVKASLQLTEAQLTRFLQSLALYSVGVKVLENGNQEVVLEDGQGDEITFLFEKQGNRYVCVTSCRLVHPKLTQVMHKLVATFRGEAVVNRIFAGFTMTYYYEDGAVRKIEERKQHESRIIYEHKDPVRDLQKMFLKNGAELRIDSVQMQVNMLLDERNQAHSPEAIQQIDAQLSRLAHQLFILEA is encoded by the coding sequence ATGGCTCGGCGGTTAGCCACAGAGTATGTGAAAGCCAGTTTGCAGTTGACGGAAGCTCAGTTGACCCGATTTTTACAGTCGCTTGCCCTGTATTCCGTTGGGGTAAAAGTATTGGAGAACGGCAATCAAGAGGTGGTTCTTGAGGACGGCCAGGGTGATGAGATTACCTTCCTGTTCGAGAAGCAAGGCAATCGGTATGTCTGTGTAACGTCTTGCCGCTTGGTTCATCCGAAATTGACGCAAGTGATGCATAAGCTTGTGGCGACATTCCGTGGCGAAGCGGTAGTCAATCGCATCTTTGCCGGATTTACGATGACTTATTATTATGAAGACGGTGCAGTACGCAAGATTGAAGAACGGAAGCAGCATGAGTCGCGTATCATTTACGAGCATAAGGATCCCGTGCGCGACCTGCAGAAGATGTTCCTGAAGAACGGCGCGGAGCTTCGCATCGATTCCGTCCAGATGCAGGTGAATATGCTGTTGGATGAGCGGAATCAGGCGCATTCCCCGGAAGCGATCCAACAGATTGACGCGCAATTAAGCCGTCTCGCACATCAATTGTTCATACTTGAAGCATAG
- a CDS encoding ABC transporter permease produces the protein MRQPGSGTADSRFRTQWKAYCRHRYLLLMLLPCVLYFLVFKYFPMYGMVLAFKNYQFLDGILGSPWNGLDNFRVLFEGRDFPRALRNTLIISLYKLVFNFPAPIILALLLNELRVVFFKRFVQTLSYLPHFLSWVILAGIFMEVFSPTRGVVNYIINLFGGESIFFFGDKEWFRTLLVSTEVWKSVGWGSIIYLAALSSIDPTLYEAAIVDGASRWRQMIHITVPALAPVITIMFIFAVGGIINDDFDQVFNFYNANVYEVGDVLSTYTYRIGISQMEYGLSTAAGLFTNVIALVLILVTNRVVKRFSDYGIW, from the coding sequence ATGAGACAACCGGGTTCCGGCACAGCAGACAGCCGCTTCCGCACCCAGTGGAAAGCATACTGCCGGCATCGGTATTTGCTGCTGATGCTGCTCCCCTGCGTACTGTATTTTCTCGTTTTTAAATATTTTCCGATGTACGGCATGGTGCTGGCCTTCAAAAACTATCAGTTCCTGGACGGCATTCTCGGCAGTCCGTGGAACGGGCTGGACAATTTCCGGGTGCTGTTCGAAGGACGCGATTTCCCGCGGGCCCTCCGCAACACGCTCATCATCAGCCTATATAAGCTCGTCTTCAATTTCCCGGCGCCGATTATTTTGGCGCTGCTGTTGAATGAGCTGCGGGTCGTCTTCTTCAAGCGGTTCGTCCAGACGCTGAGTTATTTGCCGCATTTTCTGTCCTGGGTCATTTTGGCCGGCATTTTTATGGAAGTATTCTCGCCGACGCGCGGGGTCGTCAATTACATTATCAATCTGTTCGGAGGCGAGTCGATCTTTTTCTTTGGCGACAAGGAATGGTTCCGTACGCTGCTGGTCAGCACGGAAGTATGGAAGAGCGTCGGCTGGGGATCGATCATTTATCTGGCCGCCTTGTCCTCGATCGATCCGACGCTGTATGAGGCCGCGATCGTCGACGGCGCGAGCCGCTGGCGGCAGATGATCCACATCACCGTTCCCGCCTTGGCGCCGGTCATTACCATCATGTTCATCTTCGCGGTGGGCGGCATCATCAACGATGACTTCGATCAGGTGTTCAACTTCTACAATGCGAACGTGTACGAGGTAGGCGATGTGCTGAGCACGTATACCTACCGGATCGGGATTAGCCAGATGGAGTATGGCCTCTCGACGGCCGCCGGGCTGTTCACTAACGTGATCGCGCTCGTCCTCATCTTGGTCACGAATCGTGTCGTCAAGCGCTTCAGCGATTATGGAATTTGGTAG
- the speD gene encoding adenosylmethionine decarboxylase → MEYSTFGRHVAVDTWGVDFDLLNNAEYLQTQLVEAAEACGATVLSVQSKQFEPQGATVLVMLSESHLSIHTYPERGFAAIDCYTCGETVDPQLAIDYLVSVLKPERTYAKKLIRGLGEMEVVTPDMDVKQFV, encoded by the coding sequence ATGGAATACTCAACTTTCGGAAGACACGTTGCTGTTGACACATGGGGAGTCGACTTTGATTTGCTGAACAATGCGGAATATTTGCAGACACAGCTGGTTGAAGCCGCCGAGGCATGTGGAGCAACCGTCTTGTCCGTTCAATCCAAGCAGTTTGAACCACAAGGGGCAACCGTCCTTGTCATGTTGTCTGAAAGTCATCTTTCTATCCACACATATCCTGAACGTGGATTTGCAGCCATCGATTGTTATACTTGCGGCGAGACCGTCGATCCGCAGTTGGCCATTGATTACCTGGTCTCTGTATTGAAACCGGAACGTACCTATGCCAAGAAGCTGATTCGCGGCCTGGGGGAAATGGAAGTTGTCACACCAGACATGGATGTAAAGCAATTCGTATAA
- a CDS encoding DUF4855 domain-containing protein, whose amino-acid sequence MANLALDKPVTVSEPNAIFDTIQGIGKYGKETPLDQAGMLTDSRYGDTADWQNTEDWFVFYRKLKREVIVDLEEISTIERIATGFGQRNDVGIAPPLYVRVYASQDGTAYRYLGKTGPDEPLYFADASTATDMHRKAYVLDTLADGTKLAIQARFIKLEFVINFFGWMDEIEIWGRPGTSGPIQPLPLVSDDWEPGHYPSPGSREAAGVTDQFLWYSGPMKPGSERFTDWTPEKAEAFLAYKDIYGRVKDWFFTDILALPATAMVTPSGVDASGNARFVTMDDLEAYLDFIFAPGSQLAGLDEAAGRINEKLKTKQTVRVTVAIPQIEESSNFGDMNGTGEPFSLRAADFAGMVDDPQSYEGRKQMNELAFRNKTAAVRWYIDEVERRFREREFAHLELDGFYWYHERLGETTGEAELVRETAKLLHDRNRWFTWIPYVGPGSAYQWRDLGFDAASIQPGFAFGASKKAIFPNIAALARKTGASVEVEYDDYRTLAQYLNHGVFERYMTEAPNTYYLGAMPIVDGAYALMPPDERTPDAMSSIRRSVYDRLYEYVKDRYEPRFTVTLETNASQPSDIRVKASVPLADGFTEGEIAIRYNPKTAKFNRITTPEGRDPGMYVQAEDDGAGRVTVRFHTDPVHALEADLLAKRSPMTGAPELATLHFAANGADAEARDFILEPDGTMTNRDGIVYRNWGASDIVPGSAEHQLVQAGEAVKRFGNTHAKADWKEAKSLLKRLPKSPARERLEERLHEAKRQAGFTTQEVAED is encoded by the coding sequence ATGGCAAATCTGGCGCTGGACAAGCCTGTCACGGTATCCGAGCCCAATGCCATCTTCGATACGATTCAGGGGATCGGCAAATACGGGAAAGAAACCCCGCTCGATCAGGCGGGGATGCTGACCGACAGCCGCTACGGTGACACCGCGGACTGGCAAAACACAGAAGACTGGTTCGTATTTTACCGCAAGCTGAAGCGCGAGGTCATCGTCGATCTGGAGGAGATCTCTACCATTGAGCGCATTGCAACCGGCTTCGGCCAGCGGAACGATGTCGGCATCGCGCCGCCGCTCTATGTCCGTGTCTATGCATCGCAGGATGGGACCGCTTACCGTTATCTGGGCAAGACGGGACCGGATGAGCCGCTTTACTTCGCCGATGCGAGCACGGCGACGGATATGCATCGGAAGGCGTACGTGCTCGATACGCTGGCTGACGGAACGAAGCTGGCAATACAAGCCCGCTTCATCAAGCTGGAATTTGTTATCAATTTTTTCGGCTGGATGGATGAGATCGAGATATGGGGTCGGCCGGGAACTTCGGGGCCGATCCAGCCGCTTCCTCTGGTCAGCGATGATTGGGAGCCCGGTCATTATCCTTCACCTGGGAGCCGGGAAGCCGCGGGCGTGACGGATCAGTTCCTCTGGTATTCCGGACCGATGAAGCCGGGCAGCGAGAGGTTTACCGATTGGACGCCGGAGAAGGCGGAAGCGTTCCTGGCGTACAAAGATATTTACGGGAGAGTGAAGGACTGGTTTTTCACCGATATTTTGGCGCTGCCGGCCACGGCGATGGTGACGCCATCCGGAGTCGATGCGAGCGGCAACGCCAGATTCGTCACGATGGACGATCTGGAGGCGTACCTCGATTTTATTTTTGCCCCCGGCTCTCAACTCGCGGGTCTCGACGAGGCTGCCGGCCGCATTAACGAAAAGTTGAAAACAAAGCAGACAGTGCGGGTGACCGTGGCGATACCTCAAATTGAGGAAAGCTCGAACTTCGGCGATATGAACGGAACCGGAGAGCCGTTCAGCTTGCGGGCGGCCGATTTTGCCGGCATGGTGGATGACCCGCAGTCCTATGAAGGCCGCAAACAAATGAATGAGCTGGCATTCCGCAACAAGACCGCCGCCGTCCGATGGTACATCGATGAGGTGGAGCGGCGCTTCCGGGAGAGGGAATTCGCCCATCTGGAGCTCGACGGCTTCTACTGGTACCATGAGCGGTTAGGGGAGACGACGGGCGAGGCGGAGCTCGTCCGGGAGACGGCCAAGCTGCTCCATGACCGGAACCGCTGGTTCACATGGATTCCGTATGTCGGTCCGGGATCGGCATACCAGTGGCGCGACTTGGGCTTCGATGCCGCTTCGATTCAGCCGGGGTTCGCCTTCGGCGCCTCGAAGAAGGCCATCTTTCCGAATATAGCTGCGCTGGCCCGCAAGACCGGCGCTTCCGTTGAAGTCGAGTATGACGATTACCGGACGCTGGCTCAATATTTGAACCACGGCGTCTTTGAACGTTATATGACGGAAGCGCCGAACACCTATTATTTGGGCGCGATGCCGATCGTGGACGGGGCTTACGCCCTGATGCCCCCGGATGAACGGACACCGGATGCGATGTCCTCCATCCGCCGCAGCGTCTACGACCGGCTGTACGAGTATGTGAAGGACCGGTATGAGCCGCGATTCACCGTGACGCTGGAGACGAATGCTTCCCAGCCTTCGGACATCCGGGTCAAGGCGTCCGTTCCGCTGGCGGACGGATTTACCGAAGGAGAGATCGCCATCCGCTACAACCCGAAGACCGCGAAGTTCAACCGAATCACGACTCCGGAGGGACGTGATCCCGGGATGTATGTCCAGGCGGAGGACGATGGCGCCGGGCGGGTTACGGTCCGGTTCCATACCGATCCGGTTCATGCCCTGGAAGCGGATCTTCTGGCCAAGCGGAGCCCGATGACAGGAGCACCCGAGCTGGCGACGCTTCACTTCGCCGCGAACGGGGCGGATGCCGAAGCGAGGGATTTCATCCTCGAGCCCGACGGCACCATGACGAATCGGGATGGCATCGTGTACCGCAACTGGGGGGCCAGCGATATCGTGCCAGGCTCGGCCGAGCATCAGTTGGTTCAGGCGGGAGAAGCGGTGAAGCGCTTCGGGAACACGCATGCGAAGGCGGATTGGAAGGAGGCGAAGAGTCTGCTGAAGCGGCTTCCGAAGAGCCCGGCAAGGGAACGGTTGGAGGAGCGGCTCCACGAGGCCAAGCGGCAGGCGGGCTTCACGACACAAGAAGTTGCTGAGGACTAA
- a CDS encoding carbohydrate ABC transporter permease — protein sequence MSLTIGKKSIGEKVFDTANVVFLILFSITAVYPFLNVMSISFSTSSAANAYGLKLWPQEVSLDGYRAVFANKLIWTGYYNTIFRTVLGTFLNVIFSVMCAYPLSKKYLPHRNLFTAFIVFTMFFSGGLIPNYLLIKELGLLDSRWSLILPGLIAAFTMIIVRNYFMSLPEEVEESARIDGANDMRILFSIVLPMSMPIIATISLWYAVAHWNAWFDSLLYISDPNKAVLGNVLRKIVIEGSSQFQQFDQGFNQNGQTAVTPDIIKAATIMVATVPIICVYPFVQKYFVKGVIVGSLKG from the coding sequence ATGTCATTAACGATCGGCAAAAAATCAATCGGCGAGAAAGTGTTCGACACCGCCAACGTGGTGTTTCTCATTCTGTTCTCGATCACGGCGGTATATCCGTTTCTTAATGTGATGTCGATATCGTTCAGCACGTCATCCGCAGCCAATGCCTACGGCTTGAAGCTGTGGCCGCAAGAGGTGTCGCTGGACGGATACCGGGCCGTCTTTGCGAACAAGCTCATCTGGACCGGCTATTACAATACGATCTTCCGTACGGTCCTCGGCACGTTCTTGAATGTGATTTTCTCGGTGATGTGCGCTTACCCGCTCTCCAAAAAATATTTGCCTCACCGCAATCTGTTTACGGCCTTCATCGTATTCACGATGTTTTTCAGCGGCGGCCTGATTCCGAATTATTTGCTGATTAAGGAACTGGGGCTTCTCGACAGCCGCTGGTCGCTGATTCTGCCGGGACTGATTGCCGCATTTACGATGATTATCGTGCGCAACTACTTCATGTCTCTTCCGGAAGAGGTAGAAGAATCGGCGCGCATCGACGGCGCCAACGACATGCGCATTCTGTTCTCGATCGTGCTTCCGATGTCCATGCCGATAATCGCGACTATTTCGCTCTGGTATGCGGTCGCCCATTGGAATGCCTGGTTCGATTCGCTGCTCTATATTTCCGACCCGAACAAGGCGGTGCTCGGCAATGTGCTGCGCAAAATCGTCATCGAAGGCTCGTCCCAATTCCAGCAATTCGACCAGGGCTTCAATCAGAACGGGCAGACCGCCGTCACGCCGGACATTATTAAGGCCGCGACAATCATGGTTGCGACCGTTCCGATCATTTGCGTATATCCCTTTGTTCAAAAATATTTCGTAAAAGGCGTAATCGTCGGTTCATTGAAAGGATAG
- the yihA gene encoding ribosome biogenesis GTP-binding protein YihA/YsxC, producing the protein MKITNAEFIISAVGPAQYPDDGLPEIGLAGRSNVGKSSLINKMIMRKNLARTSSQPGKTQQLNYYRINDNMYFVDVPGYGYAKVSKAQRAAWGKMIEAYFRERDALRLVLLVVDLRHPPTEDDCMMHQWLTHYEVPVAVVATKADKVPKSRWPKHLKQVRTTLGLDGGTPLVLFSSETGQGREELWDIILAHPSSEEAEQEGLHSGE; encoded by the coding sequence ATGAAGATTACGAATGCCGAATTCATTATTAGCGCGGTCGGTCCGGCCCAGTATCCGGACGATGGGCTTCCGGAGATTGGTCTTGCCGGCCGTTCGAATGTGGGGAAGTCGTCCCTCATTAATAAGATGATTATGCGCAAAAATCTGGCCCGCACCAGCTCGCAGCCGGGCAAGACTCAACAGCTTAACTATTACCGGATTAATGATAATATGTATTTCGTCGATGTTCCGGGATACGGCTATGCCAAGGTGTCCAAAGCGCAGCGCGCCGCTTGGGGCAAAATGATCGAGGCTTACTTCCGCGAACGCGACGCCCTGCGGCTCGTGCTGCTCGTCGTCGATCTGCGGCATCCGCCTACCGAGGACGACTGCATGATGCATCAGTGGCTGACGCATTACGAGGTGCCTGTCGCCGTCGTCGCCACGAAGGCCGATAAAGTGCCGAAGAGCCGCTGGCCTAAGCATCTGAAGCAGGTAAGGACGACGCTTGGTCTGGATGGGGGGACACCGCTTGTTCTGTTCTCGTCCGAGACCGGACAGGGCCGGGAGGAGCTGTGGGACATTATTCTGGCTCACCCATCTTCCGAAGAAGCGGAACAAGAGGGTTTGCATTCGGGTGAATAA
- a CDS encoding heparinase II/III domain-containing protein translates to MNKEQTRPGRSRRRREPQGFYIGAGQVKIAMEQISRFAWAERMAEEMKRECDDFLELEDAFVYDVVLSMRGQTFAYGITGCPSCGSAYPSRPEELKPWLSGWEAFPAKKVTCPACRVTVPNERYPDGGSGFEQEGKACYPIGMWNFAIAGEWLGGVRNHEGLVTKLTYLYMLTGEERYARRAIVLLDAFSAIWEGTIGPRDFTPFGSSYEIGRLHLLTSIVFRIKVFLAHDYDWLSRLPEMDEPSLGCRLAGTGEGMSVRDNIERMLDEYLLDEPGGPVYDLRGGRLTLLNNHEADGVRAMLAVGLALDVPSYGEWGIQAVKGFFYNAIGRDGMYFEGSFGYALFTIGVLLDMALLAQRTAEAKGMGESFQPFNSRRFFRFAVQNPLAMCCQGHLPSYGDWGRDETAGTDIRPEVLSAAYRAALQFAYFATDADIRAEARAMLAAWREQAEPLLGSSGLDLFLPHESGDQRGGPAAAPKSGGVTAAGQGGYIVLRDKHDMTLLTRYGPNLTHAHDDVLSYQWYAGGREITADLGYGIYGTNSHFGWASKAIAHPTVVLRQDEQIGRGQIYKPFAGGEAAFIYERDGWAASECAAPALYEAERYQRLLAAVPLSRGRSYVLDIFDVAAAGDKDLALHAFHEPSRLDIAGWEETETAAWTLAGALSRERSGGELYYDRPGLSFGERLTTGETFNSLQPGEEERLWTAVPNNGYGYIYGIRELRPDESRAADASSVVHARWKTGDAEAHWHIMLDGEETLYTGTGPNLDGSAAHPFFIIHSGKEAKRFISVSYAGNDVMLVSVRKEAVSGLRGGTASVVTLVWSDGTQDLWLYSPDSDVYEWQAEDGMAAVAGRCGCFRLRSPEQEHPQLHPVRAEEVRFTPVPARAPGRAEPCTAYGYGEEEYDVVRIDWPRAQLTVRGLRLAAGQEPRFIALRGARRTAAAVYPARLEESGPDEHIVHLLDEMIVSTGIVAEAEGDRIATKIPLPFAAPGAGRSAFCGMRVVGACGGQAVIRDVPDLTTLRIEPIHPFQAGEAFDIVDMDEIMFIRLMG, encoded by the coding sequence ATGAACAAGGAGCAGACACGACCGGGCCGGTCCCGCCGCCGGCGCGAACCGCAAGGCTTCTATATCGGGGCCGGGCAAGTCAAGATCGCGATGGAGCAGATCAGCCGCTTCGCCTGGGCAGAGCGGATGGCAGAGGAGATGAAGCGGGAATGCGATGATTTTTTGGAGCTGGAGGACGCCTTCGTCTACGACGTGGTCCTCAGCATGCGGGGGCAGACCTTCGCCTACGGCATTACGGGCTGTCCGTCATGCGGCTCCGCCTATCCTTCGCGTCCGGAAGAGCTGAAGCCGTGGCTGTCGGGGTGGGAAGCGTTTCCGGCCAAAAAGGTGACCTGCCCGGCCTGCCGGGTCACGGTGCCGAACGAGCGGTATCCGGACGGCGGCAGCGGCTTCGAGCAGGAAGGCAAGGCCTGCTATCCGATCGGCATGTGGAATTTCGCCATTGCCGGGGAATGGCTGGGCGGCGTGCGCAATCATGAGGGCCTGGTCACGAAGCTGACTTATCTGTATATGCTGACCGGCGAGGAACGGTATGCGCGCAGGGCGATTGTGCTGCTCGACGCGTTCAGCGCCATCTGGGAGGGCACAATCGGGCCCCGCGATTTCACGCCGTTCGGAAGCTCTTACGAGATCGGCAGGCTCCATCTGCTGACAAGCATCGTCTTCCGCATCAAAGTGTTCCTCGCGCATGACTATGATTGGCTGTCCCGTCTGCCGGAAATGGACGAGCCTTCGCTCGGATGCCGGCTTGCCGGTACCGGGGAGGGGATGTCGGTGCGGGACAATATCGAGCGCATGCTGGATGAATATTTGCTGGATGAGCCCGGCGGTCCGGTCTATGATCTGCGCGGAGGCCGGCTGACGCTGCTCAACAATCATGAAGCGGACGGCGTGCGCGCCATGCTGGCCGTCGGTCTCGCCCTGGATGTTCCGTCGTATGGGGAATGGGGCATTCAGGCGGTGAAGGGATTTTTCTACAATGCGATTGGACGCGACGGGATGTATTTCGAAGGCTCCTTCGGCTATGCCCTGTTCACGATCGGGGTGCTGCTGGATATGGCCCTGCTCGCGCAGCGGACGGCTGAGGCGAAGGGAATGGGCGAATCATTCCAGCCGTTCAACAGCCGCCGTTTCTTCCGCTTCGCGGTCCAGAATCCGCTTGCGATGTGCTGCCAGGGGCATCTGCCCAGCTACGGAGATTGGGGCCGGGATGAGACGGCAGGCACGGACATCCGGCCCGAGGTGCTGTCTGCGGCCTACCGAGCCGCCCTTCAATTCGCTTATTTCGCGACGGATGCGGATATCCGGGCGGAGGCCCGCGCCATGCTGGCCGCCTGGCGCGAGCAGGCGGAACCGCTGCTCGGCTCGTCGGGCCTGGACCTGTTCCTGCCCCATGAGAGCGGAGACCAGCGGGGAGGCCCGGCAGCCGCTCCGAAGTCCGGCGGCGTGACGGCGGCCGGCCAGGGCGGGTACATCGTGCTGCGCGACAAGCATGACATGACGCTGCTGACACGCTACGGCCCGAACTTGACGCATGCCCACGACGATGTGCTGAGCTATCAATGGTATGCCGGCGGCCGAGAGATTACGGCCGATTTGGGCTACGGCATTTATGGGACGAACAGCCATTTCGGCTGGGCCTCCAAGGCGATCGCTCACCCGACGGTCGTTCTCCGCCAGGATGAACAGATCGGCCGCGGCCAGATCTATAAGCCGTTCGCCGGAGGCGAGGCGGCGTTTATTTACGAGCGGGACGGCTGGGCGGCAAGCGAATGCGCCGCGCCCGCGCTCTATGAGGCGGAGCGGTACCAGCGGCTGCTTGCTGCGGTCCCGCTCAGCCGGGGGCGCTCCTACGTGCTCGATATCTTCGATGTCGCGGCGGCGGGGGACAAAGATTTGGCGCTTCATGCCTTCCACGAACCGAGCCGCTTGGATATAGCCGGCTGGGAGGAGACAGAGACTGCCGCATGGACGCTGGCTGGGGCGCTGAGTCGGGAGCGGTCCGGCGGCGAGCTCTATTATGACCGCCCGGGGCTAAGCTTCGGAGAGCGTCTGACGACAGGGGAGACCTTCAACTCGCTGCAGCCGGGGGAAGAGGAGCGGCTGTGGACGGCCGTGCCGAACAATGGCTACGGCTATATTTACGGTATCCGGGAGCTGCGGCCGGACGAGAGCCGGGCCGCAGATGCAAGCTCCGTCGTTCATGCCCGCTGGAAGACGGGGGACGCCGAGGCGCATTGGCATATCATGCTGGACGGGGAGGAAACGCTCTATACGGGCACTGGCCCGAATCTGGACGGGAGCGCGGCCCATCCGTTTTTCATCATTCACAGCGGGAAAGAAGCGAAGCGGTTCATCTCGGTCTCTTATGCGGGGAACGATGTGATGCTCGTCTCCGTGCGGAAGGAAGCGGTGTCCGGCCTCCGAGGCGGCACGGCGTCCGTGGTGACGCTGGTCTGGTCGGACGGCACCCAAGACCTGTGGCTGTACAGCCCGGACAGCGACGTGTATGAGTGGCAAGCGGAGGATGGCATGGCTGCCGTGGCCGGCCGGTGCGGATGCTTCCGTCTGCGGAGCCCGGAGCAGGAACACCCGCAGCTGCATCCGGTTCGTGCGGAAGAGGTCCGGTTCACCCCCGTTCCCGCCAGAGCTCCGGGCCGGGCCGAACCATGCACCGCGTACGGGTATGGCGAGGAGGAATATGATGTCGTGCGGATCGATTGGCCTAGGGCGCAGTTGACCGTCCGCGGCTTGAGGCTGGCTGCCGGGCAGGAGCCACGGTTCATCGCTCTCCGGGGAGCCCGGCGGACAGCGGCCGCGGTGTATCCGGCAAGGCTGGAGGAGAGCGGGCCTGATGAGCATATCGTTCATCTGCTGGACGAGATGATCGTGTCGACGGGCATCGTCGCCGAAGCGGAGGGAGACCGGATCGCGACGAAGATACCGCTCCCCTTCGCCGCGCCCGGAGCGGGCAGGAGCGCCTTTTGCGGGATGAGAGTCGTCGGCGCTTGCGGCGGACAGGCGGTTATACGGGATGTTCCCGATCTGACGACGCTTCGCATCGAGCCGATCCATCCTTTCCAAGCCGGGGAAGCCTTTGACATCGTGGATATGGATGAAATTATGTTCATCCGCTTGATGGGATGA